The following proteins are co-located in the Ursus arctos isolate Adak ecotype North America unplaced genomic scaffold, UrsArc2.0 scaffold_13, whole genome shotgun sequence genome:
- the NCOA7 gene encoding nuclear receptor coactivator 7 isoform X4, producing MRIRRLPLNIQIFYCARPDQEPFVKIITVEEAKRRKSTCSYYEDDDEVALPVLQPHSALLENMHIEQLARRLPARVQGYPWRLAYSTLEHGTSLKTLYRKSASLDSPVLLVIKDMDNQIFGAYATHPFKFSDHYYGTGETFLYTFSPNFKVFKWSGENSYFINGDISSLELGGGGGRFGLWLDADLYHGRSNSCSTFNNDILSKKEDFIVQDLEVWTFE from the exons ATGAGAATCCGAAGGTTGCCCTTGaacattcagattttctattgtGCCAGACCGGACCAAGAGCCTTTCGTGAAG ATCATCACGGTTGAGGAGGCAAAGCGCAGGAAGAGCACCTGCAGTTACTATGAAGACGATGACGAGGTGGCCCTGCCGGTCCTGCAGCCGCATAGCGCACTCCTGGAGAACATGCACATCGAGCAG CTGGCCCGACGCCTTCCAGCGAGGGTACAGGGGTATCCGTGGAGACTCGCATATAGCACATTAGAGCATGGGACCAGTTTGAAAACTCTCTATCGGAAGTCAGCGTCGCTAGACAGCCCTGTCCTATTGGTCATCAAAGATATGGATAATCAG ATTTTTGGAGCATATGCAACTCATCCTTTCAAGTTCAGTGACCACTATTATGGCACAGGCGAAACTTTTCTGTACACATTTAGCCCCAATTTCAAG GTCTTTAAGTGGAGTGGAGAAAACTCATACTTTATCAATGGAGACATAAGTTCTTTGGAACTTGGTGGTGGAGG GGGACGATTTGGTTTATGGCTAGATGCTGATTTATACCATGGACGGAGCAACTCTTGCAGCACTTTCAATAATGATATCCTTTCCAAAAAGGAAGACTTCATAGTTCAGGACCTTGAGGTATGGACATTCGAGTGA